The Octadecabacter arcticus 238 genome contains a region encoding:
- a CDS encoding SDR family NAD(P)-dependent oxidoreductase has product MGERKMTNTRTALVTGASRGIGAAIAIGLAERGYDVALNGIDDGTSEIEKVADSIRLMGRRAEIYLADVSDKAQVQRMVSAALNTFGHMDAVVNNAGILIAGEVDGLPESTWDAVLDVNAKGSFLVTQAFLPSMKTRGYGRIVNIASIGGKHGAPEQAHYSASKAAVMGFSRVLAQEVGKQGITVNCVCPGIIMTEMGRVNLEDAAVRGAWQDKTAIGRIGNPDDVVGAVAFFASDESAFVTGQTLNVDGGIVFS; this is encoded by the coding sequence ATGGGAGAACGTAAAATGACGAATACTAGAACTGCACTTGTTACCGGTGCAAGTCGAGGAATCGGCGCGGCGATTGCAATAGGACTGGCAGAGCGCGGTTATGATGTAGCACTAAATGGAATCGACGATGGTACAAGTGAAATTGAGAAAGTCGCTGATAGTATTCGCTTGATGGGACGCCGAGCAGAAATCTATTTGGCGGATGTAAGTGATAAAGCACAGGTCCAAAGGATGGTGTCCGCAGCACTCAATACATTTGGCCATATGGATGCTGTCGTAAACAATGCGGGCATATTGATTGCTGGCGAAGTCGATGGGTTGCCGGAAAGTACCTGGGACGCTGTGTTGGACGTTAATGCTAAAGGATCGTTTCTTGTGACCCAAGCATTCTTGCCGTCAATGAAAACGCGAGGCTACGGCCGTATTGTAAACATTGCCTCGATCGGTGGCAAGCATGGCGCACCCGAGCAAGCTCACTACTCGGCCTCAAAAGCAGCGGTCATGGGATTTTCGCGGGTTTTAGCACAGGAAGTTGGCAAACAAGGAATTACGGTGAATTGCGTTTGTCCTGGTATCATCATGACCGAAATGGGTCGCGTGAATTTGGAAGACGCAGCGGTGCGTGGCGCTTGGCAAGACAAAACTGCAATAGGGCGGATTGGGAATCCTGATGATGTGGTCGGGGCGGTTGCTTTCTTTGCATCAGACGAATCCGCATTCGTAACGGGGCAGACACTGAATGTTGATGGCGGCA